The following are encoded together in the Methylomonas methanica MC09 genome:
- a CDS encoding type IV secretion system DNA-binding domain-containing protein: MLQPLVKLMQSPAWWNPVAPLPPVGGKPQIHAVELKEQAVSMDLRERVGHTLVLGTTRVGKTRLAELLITQDIARGDTVIVFDPKGDADLMKRMVAEAKRAGRSQDLYLFHLGYPEISCRYNAIGNFSPITEVATRLTNPLPSTGNSAAFREFAWRFTNMIAVALVKMGKPDSKESSNLVGMDFDTVIFSPFKEWQFPA; this comes from the coding sequence ATGTTGCAGCCATTGGTCAAGCTGATGCAAAGCCCGGCCTGGTGGAACCCGGTGGCACCGTTACCGCCGGTCGGCGGCAAACCGCAGATTCATGCGGTTGAGCTGAAAGAGCAAGCGGTGAGCATGGATTTACGCGAACGGGTCGGACATACCCTGGTGTTGGGCACCACCCGGGTCGGTAAAACCCGGCTGGCCGAACTCTTGATCACGCAGGATATTGCCCGTGGCGATACCGTGATTGTGTTCGATCCGAAAGGCGATGCCGATCTGATGAAACGCATGGTCGCAGAAGCCAAACGCGCCGGCCGCAGTCAGGATCTGTATCTTTTTCATTTGGGCTATCCGGAGATTTCATGCCGCTATAATGCCATCGGCAATTTCTCCCCCATTACCGAAGTCGCCACCCGCTTGACCAACCCCTTACCCAGCACCGGCAACTCGGCGGCGTTTCGGGAATTCGCCTGGCGCTTTACCAATATGATCGCCGTGGCTCTGGTCAAGATGGGCAAACCCGACAGCAAGGAATCGAGCAACTTGGTAGGGATGGATTTTGACACGGTCATTTTTTCTCCTTTCAAGGAATGGCAGTTTCCTGCCTAA